The proteins below are encoded in one region of Buteo buteo chromosome 22, bButBut1.hap1.1, whole genome shotgun sequence:
- the LOC142043136 gene encoding homeobox protein CDX-4-like has protein sequence MYVSSLLDKENSMYPGSARGNNNLPVQNFVSTPPYSDYMGYHHVPTLDTHGQPAGTWGSHYGPQREDWNAYGPGPSSTVAAAQINGSSPGQVSYSSADYSSLHPAGSGGLPPVDTINTQQISPNSQRHSSYEWMRKTVQANTTGKTRTKEKYRVVYTDHQRLELEKEFHCNRYITIRRKSELAANLGLSERQVKIWFQNRRAKERKMIKKKISQFDGSGGSVQSDSGSLSPNEISSSLFPPSHGINGLQPNDIHQVIVSE, from the exons ATGTACGTGAGCTCTCTCTTGGATAAAGAGAACAGCATGTATCCAGGATCTGCAAGGGGTAACAACAACCTGCCAGTGCAAAACTTTGTGTCTACTCCACCCTATTCAGATTACATGGGATATCATCATGTGCCAACTCTGGACACCCATGGACAGCCTGCGGGAACCTGGGGATCTCACTATGGCCCACAGAGGGAGGACTGGAACGCTTATGGCCCAGGACCTTCCAGCACGGTTGCTGCTGCACAGATCAATGGCTCATCTCCTGGGCAGGTCTCCTACAGTTCTGCTGATTACAGCTCCCTCCATCCTGCTGGATCTGGGGGGTTACCTCCTGTAGATACAATTAATACACAGCAAATCTCTCCCAACAGCCAAAGGCACAGCTCTTACGAATGGATGAGGAAAACGGTGCAAGCTAACACTACTG gtaaaacaagaacaaaagaaaagtacCGAGTTGTTTACACAGATCATCAGAGACTAGAATTAGAGAAGGAATTTCACTGCAACAGATATATTACAATAAGGAGAAAGTCAGAACTTGCAGCAAACCTGGGACTATCTGAAAGACAG GTGAAAATCTGGTTCCAGAATCGCCGAGCAAAAGAACGAAAAATgatcaagaagaaaatatctcAGTTTGATGGCAGTGGGGGCTCAGTTCAGAGTGACTCTGGTTCACTCAGTCCAAACGAAATATCTAGTTCTTTGTTCCCACCATCACATGGAATAAATGGATTACAGCCTAATGACATTCATCAAGTCATAGTTTCAGAatga